The Crassaminicella indica genomic interval AGCTGGCGAAGGGAATCGAACCCCCAACCTGCTGATTACAAGTCAGCTGCTCTACCGTTGAGCCACACCAGCACATTAGCACATTTATTGGCGACCCGGAAGGGGCTCGAACCCTCGACCTCCAGCGTGACAGGCTGGCATTCTAACCAACTGAACTACCGGGCCATAATCAAATTTTAATGGTGGGCGCAATAGGGATCGAACCTATGACCCCCTGCTTGTAAGGCAGGTGCTCTCCCAGCTGAGCTATGCGCCCAAAATGGTGACCCATCCGGGAATCGAACCCGGGTTACCGCCGTGAAAGGGCGGTGTCTTGACCGCTTGACCAATGGGCCATATTTTATTTGGTAGCGGCGAGTGGACTCGAACCACCGACCTTCCGGGTATGAACCGGACGCTCTAGCCAACTAAGCTACACCGCCATTTTGGTTGCGGAGGCAGGATTTGAACCTACGACCTTCGGGTTATGAGCCCGACGAGCTGCCAGCTGCTCCACTCCGCGATATTTTGGTGCCGGGGACCGGAATCGAACCGGTACGGTCTGTAAGGACCGCAGGATTTTAAGTCCTGTGCGTCTGCCAGTTCCGCCACCCCGGCATTTTTTGGCTCCAAGGGTGGGACTCGAACCCACAACCTACCGGTTAACAGCCGGGTGCTCCACCATTGAGCTACCTTGGAATAACTTACTTCCTTCATAAGACAAGATTAATAATAACACATTTCAAACATCTTGTCAATAGTTTTTTGCTTTTTATGGTGCGCCCAGAGAGATTCGAACTCCCGACCTTCTGATTCGTAGTCAGACACTCTATCCAGCTGAGCTATAGGCGCATATTCAAAAAAAAATTGGAGGCGACACCCAGATTCGAACTGGGGAATAAAGGTTTTGCAGACCTCTGCCTTACCACTTGGCTATGCCGCCATTTTTTGGTGACCCATCCGCGGCTCGAACGCGGGACACCTTGATTAAAAGTCAAGTGCTCTACCAACTGAGCTAATGGGTCTTATGGCTGGGGTAGCAGGACTCGAACCTACGAATGCCAGAGTCAAAGTCTGGTGCCTTACCGACTTGGCGATACCCCATTATTTTTGGGGTGGATGATGGGATTCGAACCCACGCATGCAGGAGCCACAATCCTGTGTCTTAACCGCTTGACTACATCCACCATATTGGAGCGGATGATGGGAATCGAACCCACGCTACCAGCTTGGAAGGCTGGAGTTCTACCATTGAACTACATCCGCATATCTTGGAGCGGAAGACGGGATTCGAACCCGCGACCCTCGCCTTGGCAAGGCGATGCTCTACCACTGAGCCACTTCCGCAATTAATTGGTGGAGGAGAGTGGATTCGAACCACTGAAAGCTTAGCTAACGGATTTACAGTCCGCCCCCTTTGGCCACTCGGGAACTCCTCCTAATTCTTTGGAGCTGGCGAAGGGAATCGAACCCCCAACCTGCTGATTACAAGTCAGCTGCTCTACCGTTGAGCCACACCAGCAAATTAATTTGGCGACCCGGAAGGGGCTCGAACCCTCGACCTCCAGCGTGACAGGCTGGCATTCTAACCAACTGAACTACCGGGCCATAATCAATTTTTTAATGGTGGGCGCAATAGGGATCGAACCTATGACCCCCTGCTTGTAAGGCAGGTGCTCTCCCAGCTGAGCTATGCGCCCAAAATGGTGACCCATCCGGGAATCGAACCCGGGTTACCGCCGTGAAAGGGCGGTGTCTTGACCGCTTGACCAATGGGCCATATTTTATTTGGTAGCGGCGAGTGGACTCGAACCACCGACCTTCCGGGTATGAACCGGACGCTCTAGCCAACTAAGCTACACCGCCATTTTGGTGCCGGGGACCGGAATCGAACCGGTACGGTCTGTAAGGACCGCAGGATTTTAAGTCCTGTGCGTCTGCCAGTTCCGCCACCCCGGCATTCTTTGGCTCCAAGGGTGGGACTCGAACCCACAACCTATCGGTTAACAGCCGAGTGCTCCACCATTGAGCTACCTTGGAACACAAACCAGCGACGACCTACTCTCCCAAGGCGTCTCCGCCTAAGTACCATCAGCGCTGAAGGGCTTAACTTCTGTGTTCGGTATGGGAACAGGTGTGACCCCTTCGCTATTGCCACTGGATTATTATATTATACCCTCAAAACTAAACAATGCATATTTTGGTCAAGCCCTCGACCTATTAGTATCGGTCAGCTAAAGACATTACTGCCCTTACACCTCCGACCTATCAACCAGATCGTCTTTCTGGGGTCTTACTGGATTAACTCCATGGGAAATCTTATCTTAAGGGGGGCTTCGCGCTTAGATGCCTTCAGCGCTTATCCCTTCCGTACATAGCTACTCAGCTGTGCCACTGGCGTGACAACTGATGCACCAGAGGTACGTCCATCCCGGTCCTCTCGTACTAAGGACAGCTCCTCTCAAATTTCCTACGCCCACAGCGGATAGGGACCGAACTGTCTCACGACGTTCTGAACCCAGCTCGCGTGCCTCTTTAATGGGCGAACAGCCCAACCCTTGGGACCTACTTCAGCCCCAGGATGAGACGAGCCGACATCGAGGTGCCAAACCTCCCCGTCGATGTGGACTCTTGGGGGAGATAAGCCTGTTATCCCCGGGGTAGCTTTTATCCGTTGAGCGATGGCCCTTCCACTCGGAACCACCGGATCACTAAGCCCGACTTTCGTCCTTGCTCGACCTGTGTGTCTCGCAATCAAGCTCCCTTCTGCCTTTGCACTCTTCGCGCGATTTCCGACCGCGCTGAGGGAACCTTTGGGCGCCTCCGTTACTCTTTAGGAGGCGACCGCCCCAGTCAAACTGCCCACCTGACAGTGTCCCAAAGCTGGATTCACAGCTTATGGTTAGAACTTCAGTATTACAAGAGTGGTATCCCAACGTCGACTCCACACACACTGGCGTGCATGCTTCTCAGTCTCCCACCTATCCTGTACATGTAATACCAAAATCCAGTGTCAGGCTACAGTAAAGCTCCACGGGGTCTTTCCGTCCTGCTGCGGGTAACCGGCATCTTCACCGGTACTACAATTTCACCGAGTCTATTGTTGAGACAGTGCCCAAATCGTTACGCCTTTCGTGCGGGTCGGAACTTACCCGACAAGGAATTTCGCTACCTTAGGACCGTTATAGTTACGGCCGCCGTTTACTGGGGCTTAAGTTCTGTGCTTCACTTTCGTTAACACTTCCCCTTAACCTTCCAGCACCGGGCAGGCGTCAGCCCCTATACATCGTCTTTCGACTTAGCAGAGACCTGTGTTTTTGCTAAACAGTCGCTTGGGCCTATTCTCTGCGGCCACCTCGGGCTTGCACCCTAACGTGGCACCCCTTCTCCCGAAGTTACGGGGTCATTTTGCCGAGTTCCTTAACAATAGTTCTCTCGCTCGCCTTAGGATTCTCTCCTCACCTACCTGTGTCGGTTTGCGGTACGGGCACCTACAATCTCGCTAGAGGCTTTTCTTGACAGTGTGGAATCAGTAAGTTCGCTACTTGTTTTTCGCTCCCCATCACGTCTCAGAATTATCGAAACGGATTTGCCTATCTCGACTTCCTAAACGCTTGGACGCACACAACCAACGGTGCGCTTAACCTATCCTCCTGTGTCACCCCATTGCTCAAACGATTTTCGGTGGTACAGGAATTTCAACCTGTTGTCCATCGCCTACGACTTTCGTCCTCGGCTTAGGTCCCGACTAACCCTGAGTGGACGAACCTTCCTCAGGAAACCTTAGGTTTTCGGCGGGCAGGATTCTCACCTGCCTCTCGCTACTCATGCCAACATTCTCTCTTGTATACAGTCCACTGCTCCTTACGGTACAGCTTCAACCCGTATACAATGCTCCCCTACCCATCCCAAAGGGATGCCGTAGCTTCGGTGACAGGTTTGAGCCCCGGTAATTTTCGGCGCAGGATCACTCGACTAGTGAGCTATTACGCACTCTTTGAATGAATGGCTGCTTCTAAGCCAACATCCTAGTTGTCTATGCAATCCCACATCCTTTTCCACTTAACCTGTACTTAGGGACCTTAGCTGACGGTCTGGGCTGTTTCCCTCTCGACTATGAATCTTATCACACATAGTCTGACTCCTAAAATTATGATTACGGCATTCGGAGTTTGATAGTCTTCGGTAACCGGTGAGGGCCCCTAGGACATTCAGTGCTCTACCTCCGTATCACAACTTTTAAGGCTAGCCCTAAAGCTATTTCGGGGAGAACCAGCTATCTCCGAGTTCGATTGGAATTTCTCCGCTATCCACAAGTCATCCCAGCCTTTTTCAACAGACATGGGTTCGGTCCTCCACGAAATTTTACTTCCGCTTCAACCTGCTCATGGATAGGTCACCCGGTTTCGGGTCTACGGCATACAACTAAAATCGCCCTATTCAGACTCGCTTTCGCTGCGGCTCCGTAGCATAACTACTTAACCTTGCTGCATACCGTAACTCGTTGGCCCGTTCTACAAAAAGTACGCGGTCGTTCATAAAAAGAACTTCCACTGCTTGTAAACATAGGGTTTCAGGTTCTATTTCACTCCCCTCCCGGGGTTCTTTTCACCTTTCCCTCACGGTACTATGCGCTATCGGTCACCAGGTAGTATTTAGCCTTGGGGGGTGGTCCCCCCTGCTTCCCACAAGGTTTCACGTGTCTCGTGGTACTCTGGAGTATACTCAAGCTAGACTAAGTTTCGCCTACAGGACTATTACCTTCTACGGTGAGCCTTTCCAGACTTCTTCAACTACTTATTCTTCGCTCTTATGAGTATATCCGCAACCCCTAAAGAAAATTCTTTAGGTTTGGGCTAGTCCCCTTTCGCTCGCCGCTACTTAGGGAATCGAGTTTTCTTTCTCTTCCTCAGGGTACTTAGATGTTTCAGTTCCCCTGGTATGCCTACCATTACCTATGGATTCAGTAATAGTTACTTAAGTATTACCTTAAGTAGGTTTCCCCATTCGGAAATCCCCGGATCAACGCTTGCTTGCAGCTACCCGAGGCTTATCGCAGCTTACCACGTCCTTCATCGGCTCCTGGTGCCAAGGCATCCGCCCTATGCTCTTTATAGCTTGACCAGTAAAAATTGTATTTTATATGCATTGTTCAGTTTTCAAAGTACACATGGTGGAGACGAGGGGGATCGAACCCCTGACCCCCTGCGTGCAAGGCAGGTGCTCTCCCAGCTGAGCTACGTCCCCATAATTAACTTTTGAAGGTTTGATCCTTCAAAACTATACAGTGTAAGTTAAGCCTTTCTCCTTAGAAAGGAGGTGATCCAGCCGCACCTTCCGATACGGCTACCTTGTTACGACTTCACCCCAGTTATTGATTTCACCTTCGGCAGCTTCCTCCATAAGGTTAGATAGCTGACTTCGGGTGCCCCCAACTCCCGTGGTGTGACGGGCGGTGTGTACAAGACCCGGGAACGCATTCACCGCGGCATTCTGATCCACGATTACTAGCAACTCCAGCTTCATGTGGGCGAGTTGCAGCCCACAATCCGAACTGAGACTGGCTTTTAGGATTTGCTCCAGATTACTCCTTCGCTTCCCGTTGTACCAGCCATTGTAGCACGTGTGTAGCCCAGAACATAAGGGGCATGATGATTTGACGTCATCCCCACCTTCCTCCGAGTTATCCCCGGCAGTCTCTCTAGAGTGCCCATCCGAAATGCTGGCAACTAAAGACAAGGGTTGCGCTCGTTGCGGGACTTAACCCAACATCTCACGACACGAGCTGACGACAACCATGCACCACCTGTCTCTCTGTCCCCGGAGGGATTTCACCGATTAAGGTTAATGCAGAGGATGTCAAGTCCTGGTAAGGTTCTTCGCGTTGCTTCGAATTAAACCACATGCTCCGCTGCTTGTGCGGGTCCCCGTCAATTCCTTTGAGTTTCAGTCTTGCGACCGTACTCCCCAGGCGGAGTGCTTAATGCGTTAGCTGCGGCACCGAAGGGATGAACCTCCGACACCTAGCACTCATCGTTTACGGCGTGGACTACCAGGGTATCTAATCCTGTTCGCTCCCCACGCTTTCGTGCCTCAGCGTCAGTTACAGTCCAGAGAGTCGCCTTCGCCACTGGTGTTCCTCCTAATATCTACGCATTTCACCGCTACACTAGGAATTCCACTCTCCTCTCCTGCACTCAAGCCAATAAGTTTCCAAGGCTTACTACGGTTGAGCCGTAGCCTTTCACCCCAGACTTTATCGGCCGCCTACGCACCCTTTACGCCCAGTGATTCCGGATAACGCTCGCCCCCTACGTATTACCGCGGCTGCTGGCACGTAGTTAGCCGGGGCTTCCTCCTAAGGTACCGTCAGTTTTCTTCCCTTAGGACAGAGTTTTACGACCCGAAGGCCTTCATCACTCACGCGGCGTTGCTGCATCAGGCTTTCGCCCATTGTGCAATATTCCCCACTGCTGCCTCCCGTAGGAGTCTGGACCGTGTCTCAGTTCCAGTGTGGCCGATCACCCTCTCAGGTCGGCTACTGATCGTTGCCTTGGTGAGCCGTTACCTCACCAACTAGCTAATCAGACGCGGGCCCATCCTATACCGCTAAAGCTTTGACTCATGTACCATGCGATACTAGAGCTTCATCAGGTATTAATCCCGGTTTCCCGAGGCTATCCCTGTGTATAGGGCAGGTTGCCCACGCGTTACTCACCCGTCCGCCGCTTTCCACTAATCAAATCTCCCGAAGGATCATTGACAGCTTCTCGCTCGACTTGCATGTGTTAGGCACGCCGCCAGCGTTCATCCTGAGCCAGGATCAAACTCTCAAATAAAAGAATTCGAATTGAACGTTTCTCGTTTATAACGAGTATCTGGCTTAATTTCTTACACTGTATAGTTTTCAAAGATCAACTTTTTATTTGGTCGCCGTTTAGCGACTTAATCATATTAGCACTTTTTGTCGAATCTGTCAACAACTTTTTCGACACTTTCATAAGTTGTTTCTAGAGGCGACAAAATCCATGATACCAAATTTCCTCATCAAAGTCAACTAGTACTTTTTTCTATCACTAAGCAACTTCCATTTGAAAGGAACATTTGATAATATATCATAAATATATATTAAAGTCAATATATTTAAAATAATTTTTTTAGATTTTAGAAAAAGCCCATTCTAAATCAAATGGACTTTTTCTCTTATTATTTAACTTGCTCCATTCCTTTTCTTAAAGCATTTATATTCATATCAACAAATTTTTCCTTTACATTACTTCGCACAATTGTTTCCCAATCTACATCTGTTAATCCCATTGCTTTTGTCAATGCACCAAGCATAACAACATTCATTGTTTTTATATTCCCTAATTCTTTTGCTATTTCTGCAGCTTTAAAAACAGTTGTATCTGCTTTTTCTTTTAATATATCAATGAGATTTTGAGGATATTTTGCATCTCCTACTAAAATAGGGGCAGATGGTATTTCATAATCATTTACTACTATTTTGCCATTTTTCTTTAAATGATCTAACCACCTTAAAGTCTCCATTTTTTCAAACGATACCACGATATCCGCTTGCCCTTTTCCAATGATCGGAGAATATACTTTTTTGCCAAATCTAACTTGCGTTGTAACACTTCCTCCACGTTGAGCCATGCCATGAACTTCAGACATTTTAACATCATATCCTGCACTAATAAGTCCCTGAGATAATATTTTACTTGCAAGAATTATTCCTTGACCCCCTACGCCAACTAATAAAATATTTTTTACTTCTTTCATATTATTCACCCACCTTTATAATTGCATCAAAAGGACATGCTTGAAGACAGACATCACATCCTACACACATATCTTCATTAATTTTTGCTTTTTTATCAAATGATATGGCTGGACATCCTGTTTTTGTACAAATTCTACAAGCTTTACATTTTTCTTCATCTACCTTGCAAATCATCCTTTTGCCTTTTCCAAATTTCTCTATATCTTCTGTTGATAATTTTTTCAGCACACAAGGCCACTCTGTAATAATGACAGCAGGCTCTTCTCTACTTAATGCATCATCAATTGCTTTATTACAAGCATCTAAGTTTAATGGATTAATGACAAATATATTTTCATTTTTAACACCTATAGCTTCACAAAGCATTGGAATATTAATTGCATGTGTTTTCTCTCCTTGAAGGGTATAACCAGTACCAGGATTTTCTTGATGTCCTGTCATTCCAGTAATTCTATTATCTAATATTACAGTTACTGCATTTCCTTTATTATAAACAATATCCATAAGCCCTGTAATTCCAGAGTGGAAGAAGGTAGAGTCTCCTATTACACCTATAACCTTCTTATCAACTTTATTAAATTCAAATGCCTTTTGTGCACCATGACCTGCACTCACACTAGCTCCCATACAAATACATGTATCCATAGAAGATAAAGGTTGTGCTGAGCCTAACGTATAGCAACCTATATCTCCTGTAATCATAACATTTTTCTTTTTAGATAACATATAAAAGAAGCCTCTATGTGGGCATCCTGCACATAATGTAGGTGGGCGTCCCACAATTTCATCTTCACTATATTCTATTATCGGTCTTTCTTCATTTAAAATAGCTTTCGCTATAATATCTGGATTTAACTCTCCTATTCTTGGAATCGATTCTTTACCTATACATTTGATTCCTGCAGCTTTCATTTGTT includes:
- a CDS encoding indolepyruvate oxidoreductase subunit beta, whose translation is MKEVKNILLVGVGGQGIILASKILSQGLISAGYDVKMSEVHGMAQRGGSVTTQVRFGKKVYSPIIGKGQADIVVSFEKMETLRWLDHLKKNGKIVVNDYEIPSAPILVGDAKYPQNLIDILKEKADTTVFKAAEIAKELGNIKTMNVVMLGALTKAMGLTDVDWETIVRSNVKEKFVDMNINALRKGMEQVK
- the iorA gene encoding indolepyruvate ferredoxin oxidoreductase subunit alpha; amino-acid sequence: MKKFLTGNEAVARGAYEAGVTFASAYPGTPSTEILENIAPYKEYMYSEWAPNEKVALETAIGASIAGARALAAMKHVGVNVAADPLFTYSYTGVNGGLVLVSADDPGMHSSQNEQDNRYYAKFSKVAMVEPSDSQEAKDFVKTALEISEKYDTPVLLRLTTRICHSKTLVELGEREEVGIKTYKKNIPKYVATPANARVLHIKVEERLKQLEKFSNETDLNKIEWNDSKIGIVTSGIAYQYAKEVFGDDASYLKLGFTHPLPMKKIKEFADKVEILYVIEELEPYMEEQMKAAGIKCIGKESIPRIGELNPDIIAKAILNEERPIIEYSEDEIVGRPPTLCAGCPHRGFFYMLSKKKNVMITGDIGCYTLGSAQPLSSMDTCICMGASVSAGHGAQKAFEFNKVDKKVIGVIGDSTFFHSGITGLMDIVYNKGNAVTVILDNRITGMTGHQENPGTGYTLQGEKTHAINIPMLCEAIGVKNENIFVINPLNLDACNKAIDDALSREEPAVIITEWPCVLKKLSTEDIEKFGKGKRMICKVDEEKCKACRICTKTGCPAISFDKKAKINEDMCVGCDVCLQACPFDAIIKVGE